In Mixta intestinalis, the following are encoded in one genomic region:
- a CDS encoding RHS repeat domain-containing protein: MNTALFRNTPSVTVFDNRGLTIRDIAYHRHPGTQDVTTERITRHRYNAHGFLTQSADPRLHDARLANFTYLTDLAGNTLRTQGVDNGTFVSLNDAAGRPFITISNISTANNGTEDRSQAVTRTWQYENAKLPGRLMSVTEQVTGGIARITERFVYAGNSDVEKAMNLAGQCISHYDTAGLLQTDSVALTGVPLSVTRRLLKDADNPDVVADWQGDAATWNDMLDSEEYATLTTADATGAVLTTTDAKGNMQRVVYDVAGLLSGSWLTLKGGKEQTIVTSLTYSAMGQKLREVHGNGVVTTYTYEAETQRLTGIKTERPDGNASGAKVLQDLRYEYDPVGNVLNVSNDAEETRFWHNQKIVPKNTYTYDSLYQLVSATGREMANAGQQGNNLPSATVPLPTDNSTYTNYTRTYTYDEAGNLTQARHTPATGSGYSTKITVSDRSNRGVLSTLTENSADVDALFTAGGQQMQLQPGQHLVWTARNELLKITPVVRDGSTDDSESYRYDTGSQRILKVCTQRTGNSVQTQRVLYLPGLELRSTKAGNTETESLQVITVGEAGRAQVRVLHWESGKPTEITGDQLRYSYDNLTGSSSLELDGDGNVISAEEYYPYGGTAVWTARSAVEADYKAVRYSGKERDATGLYYYGYRYYQPWAGRWISSDPAGTADGLNLFSMVRNNPVTFSDNQGLYSILDILNIDKPDYSAIDSISTKYARGYMEISNNDFLTLSKKNSKKKDLGSHENRNNEAVRLGLKNKKDASGKAMYTSEHAILHSVTAAGAGRGDISGNTKVPPSAINTIPELEKRGYAYQEYDLYHHAHVGSNNNRSNYKEYYNLQRGLLKEGNPAAAIQINQLYYAHSSTFRKGMGNEGSNSNSEHNSAARNSLIGTILSKGTMYWAIEGNEKIAASELLPIERIEIILSRVMSELGRIPTNRELNTVIDSYNAFFSSPQAKKYSAMPRLEIPDGYLPYLKMSGYEDKTIFGTEVIMPVKQKNLTRRLSV; this comes from the coding sequence ATGAATACAGCATTGTTTCGTAACACGCCATCAGTCACGGTATTCGACAACCGTGGCCTGACCATACGCGACATCGCGTACCACCGCCATCCTGGCACCCAGGACGTTACCACTGAGCGCATCACCCGCCATCGGTACAACGCCCACGGCTTTCTGACACAGAGTGCCGACCCTCGCCTTCATGATGCCAGACTGGCGAACTTCACGTACCTTACGGACCTGGCCGGTAATACCCTGCGGACACAGGGAGTAGATAACGGCACATTTGTCAGCCTGAATGACGCCGCCGGACGGCCATTTATTACAATCAGCAATATCAGTACGGCAAATAACGGCACGGAGGACCGAAGCCAGGCGGTGACCCGCACCTGGCAGTATGAAAACGCCAAACTGCCCGGTCGCCTGATGAGCGTGACTGAACAGGTTACCGGCGGCATCGCCCGCATTACGGAGCGCTTCGTGTATGCCGGCAACAGTGATGTGGAGAAAGCCATGAACCTCGCCGGGCAGTGTATCAGCCATTACGACACCGCCGGCCTGTTACAGACCGATAGTGTTGCCCTCACCGGCGTACCACTATCCGTCACCCGCCGCCTGTTGAAGGACGCCGACAACCCTGACGTTGTGGCCGACTGGCAGGGTGACGCCGCTACCTGGAACGACATGCTGGATAGTGAAGAATATGCCACCCTGACAACCGCTGACGCCACCGGGGCGGTGCTAACCACCACCGATGCAAAAGGCAATATGCAGCGGGTAGTGTACGATGTGGCGGGACTGCTGTCAGGCAGCTGGCTGACTCTGAAGGGCGGAAAAGAGCAGACCATTGTCACCTCCCTGACATACTCTGCCATGGGACAGAAGCTGCGCGAGGTGCACGGCAACGGCGTAGTGACCACGTATACGTATGAAGCAGAGACGCAGCGTCTGACCGGGATTAAAACGGAACGACCCGACGGGAACGCCTCGGGAGCGAAAGTGCTGCAGGACCTGCGCTATGAATATGATCCGGTAGGTAACGTACTCAACGTCAGCAATGACGCGGAAGAGACGCGTTTCTGGCACAATCAGAAAATAGTGCCAAAGAATACATACACCTACGACAGCCTCTACCAGCTGGTCAGCGCCACCGGACGCGAGATGGCGAATGCCGGCCAGCAGGGCAATAATCTCCCTTCCGCTACGGTTCCCCTTCCCACAGACAACTCCACATACACGAACTACACCCGTACTTATACCTACGACGAAGCCGGTAACCTGACGCAAGCCCGTCATACTCCGGCAACGGGCAGCGGTTACAGCACCAAAATAACCGTCAGCGATCGCAGCAACCGGGGCGTGCTGAGCACCCTGACGGAAAACTCCGCGGACGTGGATGCGCTGTTCACGGCGGGCGGGCAGCAGATGCAGCTGCAGCCGGGACAGCATCTGGTCTGGACAGCGCGTAACGAGCTGCTGAAGATAACGCCGGTGGTGCGTGACGGTAGTACGGATGACAGCGAAAGTTACCGCTATGACACGGGCAGTCAGCGCATCCTGAAGGTCTGCACGCAAAGAACCGGTAACAGCGTACAGACGCAGCGGGTACTTTACCTGCCGGGCCTGGAGCTGCGCAGCACAAAAGCGGGCAATACTGAAACGGAAAGCTTGCAGGTCATCACTGTAGGTGAAGCGGGCCGAGCGCAGGTGCGGGTGCTGCACTGGGAGAGCGGCAAGCCGACAGAAATCACCGGCGACCAGCTACGTTACAGTTACGACAATCTTACAGGGAGCAGCAGTCTGGAGCTGGACGGTGACGGAAACGTCATCAGCGCGGAAGAGTACTATCCGTACGGCGGGACGGCAGTGTGGACCGCCCGCAGCGCGGTGGAGGCGGACTACAAAGCCGTGCGCTACTCGGGCAAGGAGCGTGACGCGACGGGGCTGTATTACTACGGGTATCGCTACTACCAGCCATGGGCGGGCAGATGGATCTCTTCAGATCCTGCGGGTACGGCAGATGGACTGAACCTGTTCAGCATGGTCAGAAATAATCCTGTCACGTTTAGTGATAACCAAGGATTATATTCTATTTTAGATATTTTGAATATTGATAAGCCAGACTATTCAGCAATAGATTCAATTAGTACAAAATATGCCAGAGGGTATATGGAAATAAGTAATAATGACTTTTTAACACTTAGTAAGAAAAATTCAAAGAAAAAAGATCTTGGCTCACATGAAAACAGAAATAATGAAGCTGTCAGATTGGGTTTAAAAAATAAGAAGGATGCAAGTGGTAAAGCTATGTATACTTCTGAACATGCTATATTACATTCGGTTACCGCTGCGGGAGCTGGCCGTGGAGATATCAGTGGCAACACCAAGGTTCCACCGTCAGCTATTAATACCATACCCGAATTAGAAAAAAGAGGATATGCCTACCAAGAGTATGATTTATATCACCATGCACATGTCGGTTCAAATAACAACAGGTCAAATTATAAGGAATATTATAACTTGCAACGTGGCCTGCTTAAAGAAGGAAATCCTGCAGCTGCCATACAAATAAACCAATTATATTATGCGCATTCCTCTACTTTCAGAAAAGGGATGGGAAATGAAGGGAGCAATTCAAATTCGGAACATAATAGTGCTGCAAGAAACTCGTTAATCGGGACAATCCTATCAAAGGGAACGATGTATTGGGCTATTGAAGGAAATGAAAAAATTGCCGCCTCAGAATTATTACCTATTGAAAGAATTGAAATTATTCTGTCGAGGGTGATGTCTGAACTAGGCCGAATACCAACGAACAGAGAATTAAATACGGTGATTGATTCTTACAATGCGTTTTTCAGTTCGCCTCAGGCAAAAAAATATAGTGCGATGCCAAGACTTGAAATTCCGGATGGCTATCTTCCTTATCTGAAGATGTCAGGATATGAAGATAAAACCATTTTTGGTACTGAAGTAATCATGCCAGTTAAACAAAAAAATCTAACGAGAAGATTATCAGTTTAG
- a CDS encoding sigma 54-interacting transcriptional regulator, translated as MKNNEIAIFSVSKTITQRISNVLIERKIAIPVYEYHYSDVVEKARKLIQNGTKILISRGGTAALLRSNLNIPVIDIAHDLHGIYRILQDARKKSQKIAAVGFPQFCNVLRHYQNMTNDEFKICQVYNHYDIENVVKNLAENHYQLVIGGLTVAEMAKKYDLNVIMGDTDNISIEQALDVAASMLKYINAESMKLAMSWSALNQSNEGVMCLDQSGEIINMNSRGFSLFQCNTGEKIFKKEAFKGIFGYIINEQDVKEHALEIEGEIVYLAVKHFSNKHGFYTIITGVRPEQTGRSASRSVRKSDNKGFTTTYSFADIIGHSPVMKTVIEQAKIYAAHDLPVNILGDSGTGKELFAQSIHHASPRSAGPFIALNCAAIPETLLESELFGYADGAFTNARRGGKPGIFEVAMNGTVFLDEISEAPPAVQIKLLRILQEKKFSRVGGDTLISANFRLITASNKDLGAQIAAGEFRHDLWYRINILELRLPALKERSGDVMLIIESLLAKQGRLLSFTDEAVDFLNRYAWPGNIRELQAVIFRLIVHNVHKVDIGVLQSLCNLSASASGSDEIVVPLAGEVDLLKKQEQKLIASVMKQTNGDRTRAATILGISSTTLWRKMKMYGVE; from the coding sequence GATTCAGAACGGCACTAAAATACTCATCAGCCGGGGAGGAACGGCAGCACTGTTGCGTAGCAACCTGAACATTCCGGTTATTGATATTGCCCATGATTTGCATGGGATCTATCGTATTCTGCAGGATGCGCGCAAGAAGTCGCAGAAAATTGCAGCGGTGGGGTTTCCGCAGTTCTGTAACGTACTTCGCCATTATCAGAACATGACAAATGACGAATTTAAAATTTGTCAGGTCTATAACCACTACGATATTGAAAATGTCGTAAAAAACCTGGCAGAAAATCACTATCAGTTGGTTATCGGCGGCCTGACGGTGGCCGAAATGGCGAAAAAGTACGATCTGAACGTTATCATGGGGGATACGGATAATATCTCCATTGAACAGGCGCTCGACGTTGCTGCCAGCATGCTGAAATATATCAACGCTGAGAGTATGAAGCTGGCGATGTCCTGGTCTGCACTTAACCAGTCGAACGAAGGGGTGATGTGCCTCGACCAGTCGGGAGAGATCATCAATATGAATTCCCGGGGGTTCTCGCTATTTCAGTGCAATACCGGGGAGAAAATCTTCAAAAAAGAGGCGTTTAAGGGGATTTTTGGTTACATCATTAATGAGCAGGATGTAAAAGAACATGCGCTGGAGATCGAGGGAGAAATAGTTTATCTCGCGGTGAAGCACTTTTCTAATAAGCACGGTTTTTACACTATTATCACCGGCGTCAGGCCGGAACAGACGGGCCGATCTGCTTCTCGTAGCGTCAGAAAGAGTGACAATAAAGGCTTTACCACCACTTATTCTTTTGCCGATATCATTGGACATTCGCCGGTTATGAAGACGGTCATTGAGCAGGCCAAAATTTATGCCGCCCACGATCTGCCAGTGAATATTTTGGGCGATAGCGGCACCGGTAAAGAACTGTTTGCCCAGAGCATCCACCATGCCAGTCCACGCAGTGCCGGGCCTTTTATCGCACTCAACTGCGCTGCCATTCCGGAAACGCTTCTGGAAAGTGAGCTGTTTGGTTATGCCGATGGCGCTTTCACCAATGCGCGCAGGGGAGGAAAACCCGGTATTTTTGAGGTGGCAATGAACGGCACGGTATTTCTTGATGAAATCAGTGAAGCGCCGCCTGCCGTGCAGATTAAGCTGCTGCGCATATTGCAGGAGAAAAAGTTCAGTCGGGTGGGGGGAGATACGTTAATCAGCGCTAACTTCCGTCTTATTACTGCCAGCAACAAAGATCTTGGTGCGCAGATAGCGGCGGGTGAATTCCGTCATGATCTTTGGTATCGCATCAATATCCTTGAACTGCGCCTGCCAGCACTTAAAGAGCGTAGCGGAGATGTGATGTTAATTATTGAGTCTCTGCTGGCAAAGCAGGGGAGGTTGCTGAGCTTTACCGATGAAGCCGTGGATTTTCTTAACCGTTATGCGTGGCCAGGTAATATACGAGAGCTGCAGGCCGTTATTTTCCGTCTGATTGTGCATAATGTGCACAAGGTGGATATCGGCGTGTTACAGTCGCTGTGCAATCTTTCGGCTTCTGCCTCAGGCAGTGACGAAATCGTAGTCCCGCTGGCCGGCGAGGTGGATCTGCTGAAAAAGCAGGAACAGAAGCTGATTGCTTCCGTGATGAAACAGACCAACGGCGATCGCACCAGAGCGGCAACTATTCTGGGTATAAGCTCGACCACACTGTGGCGAAAAATGAAAATGTACGGAGTGGAATGA